The following DNA comes from Thunnus thynnus chromosome 3, fThuThy2.1, whole genome shotgun sequence.
ctctactGGGCCAGCCAGATGAGTCAGGAGAGCTATTCATTACATGTAAGATCCAGTCGGGGGTTAACCCCATGTTAAGACACgatgaacaaaaaacagacagtggGAGGGTGGATCACAGTGTATCCATTAAGTTGAGAGGCAAAAACAGTCACGTTCCATGTTAAGGTTTAGTGGAAGGTGGGACTGGGGCTCTATGACTGGACAGCCCTCTCCCAGTCACCCCGCTCAGTCCTGTGGTAGAGCTGTGGCTGACCGCCGGGGAACAGACTGTCAGAGTTGGGGTGCTGTAAAAGGAACTGGATGGTGGACTTCATGTGTTGGACGAAGTGCGGCGGCTCAGCCATTGGAGAGGTGGACAGGTActgagcaggagagagaaaaaacaagtcTGTAGTACACCGCTTAATGGAGCGCAGCACACACTTCATTAACAAAATGGGcttgaataaaacattagaGATAATGAAATAGAGCAGAAGATGAAGCAGATCACTTTTTAAGGGCAGTTATTTTCCAGTTTCTTTACCTTTAAAATTGTGTCATCATCTTGTGCCAACCAGAAGGCAATATCCAGATTGGGAGACCACTTGCAAGGGCCGATTTTAACAAGTCTCCGGCTTGAGTCATATATCTCAGCCATCTGCAGGAGGAAACACATTTACTTTATTAATAATATAGACATTGACATTCGTTTCATTTTCTCAGCAATGACATTGTGTCCCTGTGTGcgtatgaaaaatatttaaaaaattgaagTTGAAGGGGCCTTCCtataagcatgatttgtgacatcacaactagtttggagccaatcatgggaTAGTAAACAACTCACAACTTTTGGGGTCATGGCATGAAATGGAGAGACTTAAaattagtgctgaaacaattagttgatgaattgatcaacagaaaattaattacaacaattttgataatcgaatgtctcaaatgtaatgatatgttgcttttttatatgtctttgttatttgcatgtatttttgttttggcctgtttgttttgacaaaaacaaacaatttgaacaTGTCCCCCTCGggttctgggaaattgtgatgaacatttttcactattttctgatatttaataGACTGAACAATAATCGATTCATGTAAAAATggacaaataaatcaataatgagtGTTGCATTTGAacttagaaataaataaaaatgtctttgtgtcaCATGCATCTtattcagaaaaagaaaacaacatttctctTCTTATAGTACCTGTCCCCCAGTGAAGGTCCGTGCTGAACGCAGCTCCTCTGCAGGTCCTTTATGAGGGAATGAGGCAGGGAACACTTCTcctgttttaacatttatacctttgcagaaacagacacagtaaGATACAACATATTAGAGGTTGCATGCCATGAAAGCGTAGCatctctttatctttatctttatcacTTACCTATTCCATATACTACAGGTCTATGAGTTTCATCGACAACAATGTCATTCATTTCTACAACAACAGAGAGCAGTTGGGTTGATTAGATGAAGGCAGGGCTGCTGGAATATTTCTAAACAATATGAAACAAGTCATATCAAATTTACCTGTGATGCAACATGTTTCCAGATGAAtgtcctctttctgtttctgaaaTGCTGCTGTATAATGAAAGGCGTCCTTTTAGTATAACGACGCCCAACTCTGTCAACATAATATTGCAGTAAGAGGTGTGGTAACTTAAAGGACTTTACCCAATATGTTAAGGCTGAGTTTATGGGATGTCTTCGACTCATCGTTAAATCCCCCGACAAGATGGAGCTCAAGTCTGCAAAgtggaaaacaaagaaaaggaaaagaaaaaaaggatacGTGAATCGGATGCCCAAATTGAGCAACTGcctatgtgtgtctgtctgtgtgtttcataCCTTCCCTCCTTACTGACGTTACTCAGTGATGTGACAGTTTTCACAAGGAGTGGGACTTCAGACCAGGTGCTGGAGCCATCACAGTGAGCAAGGCAAACAGCTCCACTACCTGAgacataataaaatgaaatcatgGTAAACATGATCTAACTTCATAAACAGGCAGAATCAGGCACAAAGTATAAACCAAGTAAAAGGAAAGTTACCGGTGTGTCGCAACACGACCAAATGGCAGGTGGTTGCATCATCAGATCCAATGACTGAGACACAATCTGTAATAGACAAGACACGAAAGCATGTATTATCATTATGATCCAGACTGGTTAAACTGGAGTACTATCTAGGAGTCTGTTAGAGGCAAACAAATGTTTAACTGACAGGTGTCATACTAAAAAGTCTGTCAGGAAAAAGCCATTGCTATACATTCATAAATGTTTAGTGGTTATGTTCACTGCATTACAGACTATTGAGGCTTCTGTTGATGAAGACATTGCTATCTCTGCTTCTTCCATGACAGATTTCACCCTGTCAGATTGCTGAGTATCATTACAAAATGGTAAAGTCCATTCACTTTAATTTAGCGAGACCATCAAAACTCCTGAAGCTCAGTGTGCTCAAAGTTGCTGTAAATATCATGTTGTGATGTGACATTACAGTGAATGAAGTACATTTGTCCAGAATATTTTTCCAAACCATTACCAAtggctgttatttttttaaagcatacaTTTTTTAAgccagattgttttttttataagaatTACTGGATAATTCACAATAAACCTTCAAACCATTTAGCTTTACTTACTGTCTGCTGGTGTTGTTGCAGCAAACTCTCTTTGTTGGACATACAGGAGGCACTTTGGGTCAACGTCAACGAGTGGCTTGGAACGAAATGCTCGTGCATTTTCCTGTATCCCGAGAGTAAAATGTATTACCAAACACAAATTGTGGATAATCCATAGTGCTGATTCACAGGTCATTTCCCCCTCGATCAACTTCATAATTATCAAACTAATTTACAGAACAAGTGGGTCAAGAAATAAAGCACAAGATATGAGTAGCAGTGGTAATTATCCAGACTGTATAATTTAAACTTTGGGATCTGATTGGTCTTAATACAGATCATTTTAACTGTACAATGAAGTCATGTGGCTGTCATATAGAGATAGCAGGGCTAGGCAATATATTGATTAAATATTGATACTGTGATATGAGACTGGatatcttagattttggatatcgtaaTATCGTCATATGGTATAAGTGTtctcttttcctggttttaaaggctgaatTTCAGTacagtgatgtaattttctgaacttaccagacggTTCTAGCTGAtttattatttgcttttacCCACTTAGTAATTATATCCACAGTActtatgattatttatcaaaaatctcattgtgtaaatattttatgaaaacacCAATAGTCATCTTTACAATATTGTCGCAATATCGATATTGCAATATCTATCTACACGTTACCTGCGACCAGGACACATGCAATGAATTAACAATTAGTTACACTGAGATAGTTGTTTTAACTTCCTGACTGATATGCGTCTGCCATCACCACGTCACAGCCTATCCTTGTACCTAAAATGTACCAACATTGCAAGGTTAACTGTCCATTTGCCATAGAGCCATTGCTTAAAGAAAAGTAGTACTGTTAACTGGTGGTGACAGCTTCTCAGGAAGCTAATTTTAGCCACAATCCCTGGAAAACAAACCTGTAAATGTGGGTATCTGTCGAACAGTTCCGCTGTCGA
Coding sequences within:
- the ntan1 gene encoding protein N-terminal asparagine amidohydrolase; protein product: MPLFVQKRGVDCLNSTAELFDRYPHLQENARAFRSKPLVDVDPKCLLYVQQREFAATTPADNCVSVIGSDDATTCHLVVLRHTGSGAVCLAHCDGSSTWSEVPLLVKTVTSLSNVSKEGRLELHLVGGFNDESKTSHKLSLNILAAFQKQKEDIHLETCCITEMNDIVVDETHRPVVYGIGINVKTGEVFPASFPHKGPAEELRSARTFTGGQMAEIYDSSRRLVKIGPCKWSPNLDIAFWLAQDDDTILKYLSTSPMAEPPHFVQHMKSTIQFLLQHPNSDSLFPGGQPQLYHRTERGDWERAVQS